A window of Pedococcus aerophilus contains these coding sequences:
- the csrA gene encoding carbon storage regulator CsrA: MLVLSRRPQESFRIGHDIVITVLEVSGDKVRIGIDAPSHVKVHRQEVYLEVQKANLEAASASPSAAADLAAAIRGTSAKPATDEPADESAAPEPEATDVDGKDVQGKDRPAS, encoded by the coding sequence GTGCTCGTGCTCAGTCGCCGCCCGCAGGAGAGCTTCCGCATCGGTCACGACATCGTCATCACGGTGCTGGAGGTCAGCGGCGACAAGGTCCGCATCGGCATCGACGCCCCCTCCCACGTCAAGGTGCACCGGCAGGAGGTCTACCTCGAGGTGCAGAAGGCCAACCTCGAGGCCGCGTCCGCCTCGCCGTCGGCCGCCGCCGACCTGGCTGCCGCGATCCGCGGCACCTCTGCGAAGCCCGCTACCGACGAGCCCGCTGACGAGTCCGCCGCACCCGAGCCGGAGGCCACGGACGTCGACGGCAAGGACGTTCAGGGCAAGGACCGACCCGCTTCCTGA